GCGCACGACCATGACGCGCTCGACGGCCTCACGGCGGGCCAGGAACTCGGCCTCGGTGATGATCGGCACACGACGGCGGCCCTGCTCACGCCCCTCACGGCGGCGCTGCTTCTTGGCCTCCATGCGGGTCGAGCCCTTGATGGACTGCACCTCGTCGAAACCGGTGCCGGGCTCGCGCTCCTCCCGCTTGCGGGACTCGCGCGGCTCACGGACCTTCACGACCGTGCGCTCCGGGTCGTCACCGGTGACCTCGGCCTCCGCGGCGTCACCACTGCGGCGACGGCGGCGACGGCGACGGCGGCTGCTGGACGAGCCGTACGCGTCCTCGTCCTCGGCTTCGGCCTCGGCGGACTCGGCCTCCTGCTCGGACTCGGGCTCCTGATCGGCCTCGGCGCGGCGCTCGGTCTCCTCCTCGCCGCCCTCGCCCTCGGCGGACTCACCACGACGGCGGCGACGGCCACCGCGCCGGCGACGGCGCGAGGGGCGGTCGCCCGACTCCTCGTCGTCCTGCGCCACGTCCTCGGCGTCCTCGCCAGCCTCGACGTCATGGGCCTCGGGGGCCTCCTGGACGTCCTCCGCCGGCTCCACGACGGCAGCGCGCTCCTCGGCCACGACCGGCTCGGCCTCGGCGGCCTCACCACGACGGCGGCGACGACGGCGGCCACGGTCGGCGGCGGGCCGCTCGACCTCGGCGGGCTCCTCCTCGGGCTGCTCCTCCGCGGGGACGGAGGCGGCGGCGGCCGCGGCGGCGGTCTCCGGGGTCTGGAACATGGGCTCGGCGAACACCGGCGCCTGGAACACGGCGGTCGGCGGGCGCACGGCACGGCGACGGCCCCGCGCGGGAGCAGCCTCCGGCTCCACGTCCGCGGCGGCGGCACGGCGACGGCGGCCACCGGTGGCGGCGGGCTCGGCCTGCTCGGCGGCGGGCTCCGCGGCCTCGGCGGCGCGGCGGCTCTCTGCCTTCGCGGCCTCGAGGGCCTGCGTGGCGGCCTCGGCGTCACCGGGGGCGACGCGTCGGCGGCCACGGGCGGCACGGGCCGGCTTGGCGGGCGCCTCCGGGGCGGCCGCCTCCACGGCGGCTTCCTCGGTCTCCTCGGCCTCTTCGGCCTCTTCCTCGGTCACGACCGGGGCCACGGCCTCGGCGGGCTGCGCCTCCGGTGCGGCGGCGGAGCCGGCCTTACGGGTGGCGCGGCGGCGCGTACGGGCCGGCTTCGTGGCCGGGGCCTCCTCGGCCGGGGCTTCCTCGGCGAGGGCGGCCGACTCGGCGGCGGCGTCCATGGCCAGCGGCACGGGGACCTCGGCGAGAACGACGGGCTCGGCGGGCGTCTCGGCGGTCTGCGGGGCACCCGCCGGGGCGGTGGCCTTGCGGACCGCGCGGCGACGCGTACGGGCCGGCTTGCTGTCGGAGACCTCGGCGACGGGCTCGGCGACGGGCGCAGCCTCGGCCGGGGCCTCGGTGACGGCGGCGGCCGGAGCGGCCTCGGGTGCGGCGGTCTCCGCGGCTGCGGCGGTACGCGGCGAACCGGCCGGAGCCGTCGCCTTGCGGGTCGCACGGCGGCGGGGACGCGCCGGGGGTGCCGCCTCGGTGGCGGCGGGGGTCTCTGCGACGGGCGCGGCCTCGGCCGGAGCGGCCTCGGGCGCGGCGGCCGTCACGGCCGGCTGCGCGGCGGCGGTCTCCGCCACCGGCGGACCGGCCGGGCGGGACGCCGCACGGCGGCGGCGCCGCGGCGGCAGCGTGTCGCTGGGGCTTGCGTCGGAGTTGTTCCCGGGTGCGCTGGGCGCGTTCTCGGGCTCGGTGGGCTCAATAGATTCGAGCATGCGGGCGGTTCTCCCGTCACGCTCCCGGGCGCCGCGTCGTGATCCGACCCGGCGGTCCGCGTGTTGTGCGCGGTACCGCCGTCCGGGGCGCGGTCGCCGCACGGGAGCTGTCGTCTCGCTCGCCGGGGCCGAGTCGTCGGCACCGGCGAAAGTCTCCTGGTCAGTGCGCCTGCCGGACCCGGGTGGCTCCCTGGTGGATCGGCGGCGCTACGACGGCCGTCCTACGCGGAACCTTCCGGCACCTTCGCGGCGCTCGGCCCGGCGGCCGTGGATGGAGCGGCCGGGGCGGCGTCGCGGTCGGGCGCGAGCGGATCGGTCACCGTGCCGGACTCCTCATCGAGCAGCCCCTGCGCCAGCCTGGTCACCGCAGCGGGGACCGGCGGCGCCAGGTCGGCCGTAGCGCGGAGACCGGACAGGACGTCGTCGGGTCGCACGGCAGGTGTCAAATGCCGAACAACCAGCCGCAGTATCGCACAGGGACCGTCGCCGGGCCTATCGGCCGGGGCCTGACGCGCTTCGAGTCGGGCCACCGCGCCACGGGCGTCGAAGGTCCGCAACCCGTTTTTCGTCCGGCGCTGGACCTCGACGGTCTCCTCGGCGAGGAAGGCCGCCACGGCCCGCTCGGCGTCCGCGACCTCGACACCGTCGAGCCGCAGCTCCCAGAGGGAGGCCTGCAGCCGGTCGGCGAACGAGGAGGTGTGGGCCTCCACCGCGTCCGTGATGTCGAGCCCGTCGGGCAGCGACTCGTCGAGCAGCTCCCTGAGCTGCCCGGGGTCGCGGAACTCGGCGAGCTGGATCTCCAGGAACTCGGCCTCACTGCCCGTGCCGGTGGGTGCGGCATTGGCGTACGACACCTTGGGGTGCGGGGAGAAGCCCGCCGAGTACGCCATGGGGACGTCGGCGCGGCGCAGGGCCCGCTCGAAGGCGCGCTGGAAATCGCGGTGGCTGGTGAACCGAAGGCGGCCGCGCTTGGTGTAGCGCAGACGAATGCGCTGCACCACAGGTGCGGGCGGCGGACCTTCGGGCTGTCGCTTGCCCAGTGTCGTTCAGTCCTTCGTGAGAGCGGTCGTACTGCTACCTAGAGTACGTGCCCCGCGCGGGAGCGCGCCCCGGTGGGTCGGAACGCGTGAAGGCCCCGCCGGGGCGGCGGG
The window above is part of the Streptomyces syringium genome. Proteins encoded here:
- a CDS encoding TIGR03936 family radical SAM-associated protein, which produces MQRIRLRYTKRGRLRFTSHRDFQRAFERALRRADVPMAYSAGFSPHPKVSYANAAPTGTGSEAEFLEIQLAEFRDPGQLRELLDESLPDGLDITDAVEAHTSSFADRLQASLWELRLDGVEVADAERAVAAFLAEETVEVQRRTKNGLRTFDARGAVARLEARQAPADRPGDGPCAILRLVVRHLTPAVRPDDVLSGLRATADLAPPVPAAVTRLAQGLLDEESGTVTDPLAPDRDAAPAAPSTAAGPSAAKVPEGSA